In Carya illinoinensis cultivar Pawnee chromosome 16, C.illinoinensisPawnee_v1, whole genome shotgun sequence, a single window of DNA contains:
- the LOC122299685 gene encoding peroxidase 12-like, translating into MAGLTSFSSVLLISSLLLASYAFASEVKSSVPIMKGLSWSFYDSKCPKLESIVRKQLKKVFKKDIGQAAGLLRLHFHDCFVQGCDASVLLDGSASGPSEQDAPPNLSLRATAFEIINDLRDLVHDKCGRVVSCADITALAARDAVFLSGGPDYAVPLGRRDGLNFATQEVTLANLPPPTSTTSDLLANLSSKNFDATDIVALSGGHTIGIGHCAGFTGRLYPTQDPTMDKTFAKDLKKICPTNESDGFTDLDIRSPNKFDNKYYVDLMNRQGLFTSDQDLYTDERTRDIVTSFAVDENLFFEKFVDFMTKMGQLSVLTGKHGEVRANCSVRNSDNVKLKTLVEDEEEEAAAHYEL; encoded by the exons ATGGCTGGTCTTACTTCTTTTTCCTCTGTGCTCTTGATTTCATCTCTTTTACTGGCTTCCTATGCTTTTGCCTCAGAGGTAAAATCCTCTGTCCCAATAATGAAAGGGCTCTCATGGTCATTCTACGACTCTAAATGCCCTAAGCTTGAATCCATCGTCAGAAAGCAGCTCAAGAAGGTTTTCAAGAAGGATATCGGTCAAGCTGCAGGCTTGCTGCGCCTCCATTTCCACGACTGCTTTGTTCAG GGATGTGATGCTTCTGTGTTGCTTGATGGATCAGCCAGTGGTCCGAGCGAGCAGGATGCGCCTCCAAACCTCAGCTTGAGAGCTACGGCATTTGAGATCATCAATGATCTCCGTGACCTCGTCCATGACAAGTGCGGAAGGGTCGTTTCTTGCGCGGACATCACTGCTCTTGCTGCGCGTGATGCTGTTTTCCTG TCAGGAGGCCCCGATTATGCCGTGCCACTTGGAAGGAGGGACGGACTAAACTTTGCAACACAGGAAGTAACATTGGCCAACCTCCCCCCACCTACAAGCACCACCAGTGACCTTCTTGCCAACCTGTCCTCCAAAAACTTCGACGCCACCGATATTGTTGCCCTCTCCGGTGGCCACACCATCGGCATCGGTCACTGTGCCGGCTTCACTGGTCGCCTCTACCCGACTCAGGACCCTACCATGGACAAGACCTTCGCCAAAGaccttaaaaaaatatgtcCCACAAACGAATCCGATGGCTTCACAGATTTGGACATCCGGTCCCCCAACAAGTTTGATAACAAGTACTATGTTGATCTCATGAATCGCCAAGGCTTGTTCACGTCAGACCAAGATTTGTACACTGATGAAAGGACAAGGGACATTGTCACTAGCTTTGCTGTTGATGAGAACCTCTTCTTTGAGAAGTTCGTTGATTTCATGACCAAGATGGGGCAACTTAGCGTGCTGACCGGCAAGCATGGAGAAGTTCGTGCCAATTGCTCCGTGAGGAACTCTGACAATGTAAAATTGAAAACTTTGGTGGAAGACGAAGAAGAGGAGGCAGCTGCTCATTATGAGTTGTAG